A genome region from Schistocerca nitens isolate TAMUIC-IGC-003100 chromosome 4, iqSchNite1.1, whole genome shotgun sequence includes the following:
- the LOC126252273 gene encoding uncharacterized protein LOC126252273, with the protein MAEEKLIEAVREHRELYDTKHADYMKVKLKNRIWSDIAKDLNLKDGEETKSSWLKLRGSYRDARRRRRRRRQVKCMKSGAAAESIKPRRYQNQMSFLEPFMTAGPRDSNLGDDSDHSSQATTKTSARSDTLETEELEDNNSLDNEECISTDSDQQTASHYSEQQQMEDLKVDTTEPGKNNCVGDALSRIKEVKAANTEPGANESEEVTVVEEDEQQEITAEEKAEIP; encoded by the exons atggcagaagaaaaattaatAGAGGCAGTGAGGGAACACAGAGAGCTGTATGACACAAAACACGCAGACTACATGAAGGTCAAACTCAAGAACCGGATTTGGAGTGATATAGCAAAGGATCTGAATTTGAAAGACG GGGAAGAGACAAAAAGTTCGTGGCTGAAGCTGAGAGGCAGCTATCGAGAtgcacgacgacgacgacgacgacgacgacaggtgAAATGTATGAAAAGCGGAGCTGCTGCTGAGAGTATCAAGCCGCGGAGATATCAAAACCAGATGTCATTTCTTGAACCCTTTATGACAGCTGGTCCACGTGATAGTAATCTAGGTGATGACAGTGATCACAGCTCACAAGCTACAACTAAAACATCAGCAAGAAGTGATACACTGGAAACCGAGGAATTAGAAGACAACAACTCACTCGACAATGAG gagtgtatatcgactgATTCAGACCAACAGACAGCGTCTCACTATTCAGAACAGCAGCAGATGGAAGATTTGAAGGTCGACACAACTGAACCCG GCAAGAACAACTGTGTAGGCGACGCATTGTCAAGGATAAAGGAAGTAAAAGCAGCTAATACCGAACCCGGGGCAAATGAAAGCGAGGAAGTAACAGTAGTTGAAGAGGATGAACAGCAGGAGATCACAGCTGAAGAAAAGGCGGAAATTCCATAA